The following proteins are co-located in the Komagataeibacter sp. FNDCF1 genome:
- a CDS encoding L-threonylcarbamoyladenylate synthase yields the protein MHTRLLPDTPGGIEAAAAILRAGGLVAFGTETVYGLGADARNDHAVAAIYAAKGRPGINPLISHFTTAAHAFAQVVPTELARRLAGRFWPGPLTLVLPRAPGCALSAIATAGLPTAGVRVPTGPATQALLAACGFPVVAPSANPSGKVSPSDARHVLAGLDGRIDAVLDCGPCHVGVESTIVDLSGEVPVLLRPGGVTLEALEDACGQPLAIPQASNDTCPTAPGQLSSHYAPGLPVRLDAESIGPDEALLAFGPPLPGATLAWNLSTAGDLHEAASRLFAGLRFLDMEGHRRGLARIAVQPIPLHGLGRAIRDRLIRAASPRP from the coding sequence ATGCACACACGCCTGCTGCCTGACACCCCCGGAGGAATCGAAGCCGCCGCCGCCATCCTGCGCGCTGGCGGCCTGGTCGCCTTCGGCACCGAGACGGTGTACGGCCTGGGGGCCGATGCCCGCAACGACCACGCGGTCGCCGCCATCTACGCCGCCAAGGGGCGGCCGGGCATCAACCCGCTGATCAGCCATTTCACCACCGCCGCGCATGCCTTTGCCCAGGTGGTGCCCACGGAACTGGCCCGCAGGCTGGCCGGACGCTTCTGGCCCGGACCGCTGACCCTTGTGCTGCCGCGCGCGCCGGGGTGCGCCCTTTCCGCCATTGCCACGGCGGGCCTGCCCACCGCCGGCGTGCGCGTGCCCACGGGGCCTGCCACACAGGCCCTGCTGGCCGCGTGCGGCTTTCCCGTCGTGGCCCCTTCGGCCAATCCGTCAGGAAAGGTCAGCCCGTCCGATGCCCGGCATGTGCTGGCCGGGCTTGATGGCCGGATCGATGCGGTGCTGGACTGCGGCCCCTGCCATGTGGGGGTGGAGAGCACCATCGTGGACCTGAGCGGGGAGGTGCCCGTGCTGCTGCGCCCCGGCGGCGTGACGCTGGAAGCGCTGGAGGATGCCTGCGGCCAGCCGCTTGCCATTCCGCAGGCCAGCAATGACACCTGTCCCACCGCGCCCGGCCAGCTTTCCTCCCACTACGCGCCGGGGCTGCCGGTGCGGCTGGATGCGGAGAGCATTGGCCCGGACGAGGCGCTGCTGGCCTTCGGGCCGCCGCTGCCCGGCGCCACGCTGGCCTGGAACCTGAGCACCGCAGGCGATCTGCACGAAGCGGCGTCCCGCCTCTTCGCGGGGCTGCGGTTTCTTGATATGGAAGGACACCGCCGGGGACTGGCCAGGATCGCGGTGCAGCCCATCCCCCTCCATGGGCTGGGCCGTGCGATCCGTGACCGGCTTATCCGCGCGGCAAGCCCGCGTCCGTAA
- the cysQ gene encoding 3'(2'),5'-bisphosphate nucleotidase CysQ, producing the protein MNTPSMPEHEDGFLLDLALRLASEAADLIRAIRARGFATQVKTDSSPVTEADHAAEAHILGGLRAHAPAIPVVAEEEMAAGIRIDTGSEFWLVDPLDGTREFAAGRDDFTVNIGLVRHGRPVLGAVALPAYHQLYGAGAGRGAFRIDANGTQAIHVRPAPAEGLRVLASRHYADDPRLKDFLGGHRIAHLGNIGSAAKFIRVAEGLADLYPRLGTTMEWDTAAPQAIVEAAGGTVTTPDGATLGYGKPDWRNPHFVCRGAV; encoded by the coding sequence ATGAATACGCCATCCATGCCAGAACATGAGGACGGATTCCTTCTGGATCTCGCCCTCCGCCTTGCCAGTGAGGCCGCGGACCTGATCCGCGCCATCCGTGCGCGCGGCTTCGCGACACAGGTCAAGACCGACAGCTCCCCCGTGACCGAAGCCGACCATGCGGCGGAAGCCCATATCCTCGGCGGTCTGCGCGCCCATGCCCCCGCCATCCCCGTGGTGGCGGAGGAAGAAATGGCCGCGGGCATCCGCATCGATACGGGCAGCGAATTCTGGCTGGTGGACCCGCTTGATGGCACGCGGGAATTCGCGGCGGGTCGTGATGACTTTACCGTCAATATCGGCCTGGTGCGCCATGGCCGCCCGGTGCTGGGGGCCGTGGCGCTGCCCGCCTATCATCAGCTTTATGGCGCGGGTGCGGGGCGCGGGGCCTTTCGCATCGACGCAAACGGCACGCAGGCAATCCATGTGCGGCCCGCCCCGGCGGAAGGGCTGCGCGTGCTGGCGTCGCGTCATTACGCCGATGATCCGCGACTGAAGGATTTCCTTGGTGGCCACCGCATCGCGCATCTGGGCAATATCGGCTCGGCGGCCAAGTTCATCCGGGTCGCCGAGGGGCTGGCCGATCTCTACCCCCGGCTTGGCACCACCATGGAATGGGATACCGCGGCCCCACAGGCAATCGTGGAAGCGGCTGGCGGCACGGTCACCACACCCGATGGCGCGACACTGGGTTATGGCAAGCCTGACTGGCGCAATCCGCATTTCGTGTGTCGCGGCGCGGTATAA